Proteins from a genomic interval of Poecile atricapillus isolate bPoeAtr1 chromosome 1, bPoeAtr1.hap1, whole genome shotgun sequence:
- the MMP7 gene encoding matrilysin, with amino-acid sequence MGTMHYLLLCVVIFLPETLAFPAQLRPESWSSIDLEKVKGYLDKFFPVFSKTQNLSIEERIKEMQKFFHLTVTGKLDTETEEIMKLPRCGLPDISEYQTLPGTPKWKKTHLTYKILSYTSDIPRKNVDDAIKRALMVWSDVTPLHFQRVYGRQADIEIRFARRAHGDGAPFDGKGGTLAHAFGPGEGLGGDAHFDNDEKWSDVNKDTNLFLVAAHEFGHSLGLDHSNVRGALMYPIYSYRNPETFKLPADDRQGIQKLYGKKSPNS; translated from the exons ATGGGCACCATGCATTACCTCCTGCTTTGTGTTGTTATCTTCCTACCTGAGACTCTTGcttttccagcacagctgagacCAGAATCGTGGAGCAGCATAGACCTTGAGAAAGTAAAG gGATATCTTGATAAATTCTTTCCAGTGTTTTCAAAAACACAAAACCTAAGCATAGAAGAAAGGAttaaagaaatgcagaagtTTTTCCACCTGACTGTAACTGGAAAATTAgacacagaaacagaagaaataatgaAACTGCCCAGATGTGGTTTGCCTGATATATCAGAATACCAAACATTGCCTGGAActccaaaatggaaaaagacACATTTAACTTACAA GATTCTCAGTTATACATCTGATATACCCAGAAAGAACGTGGATGATGCAATTAAAAGGGCTTTGATGGTATGGAGTGATGTGACTCCACTGCACTTCCAAAGAGTCTACGGGAGACAGGCAGACATTGAGATTAGATTTGCACGTCGTG CGCATGGTGATGGAGCTCCTTTTGATGGAAAAGGTGGCACGCTGGCCCATGCGTTTGGTCCCGGAGAAGGGCTTGGTGGAGATGCTCATTTCGATAATGATGAAAAATGGTCAGATGTCAATAAAG ATACCAATTTGTTCCTCGTTGCTGCTCATGAATTTGGCCATTCTTTGGGACTTGATCATTCAAATGTCCGTGGAGCTCTGATGTACCCTATCTACTCATATCGGAACCCAGAAACCTTCAAACTTCCGGCAGATGACAGACAAGGAATTCAGAAGTTATACG GGAAGAAGTCACCAAACAGTTGA